A region of Phaeodactylum tricornutum CCAP 1055/1 chromosome 14, whole genome shotgun sequence DNA encodes the following proteins:
- a CDS encoding predicted protein: MRQLSLSPLLLLTYAGVSFSLHPTLLPARTRRSAFKFRTTAPIPVQHFSRISLSATDDDDQSAESPDKSGEATPIDVDQDDRLYRIRLPRAAGIEWGTDLSFAFVYVRGLEPAQPADIAGVEVRDQLCELQAVQEGSSPVPLIGAPFDYVMEAFATLDKTVTTVDLVFFRGAKEELKALCAGTAVTKEPETITVTVIENKGANNERKRTLTAPVGVNVRELCVDNGINVYQSVTRWTNCKGKQLCGTCIVNVSDGAIQTNRKSMDEDSTLRENPDSYRLSCVTFAYGDVTIETFPPVQASQWTR; this comes from the coding sequence ATGAGACAGTTAAGTCTTTCGCCTCTGCTCCTTCTGACCTACGCAGGCGTGTCGTTTTCGCTGCATCCGACCCTGCTGCCAGCGAGAACGAGGAGGTCTGCTTTCAAGTTTCGGACGACCGCGCCGATCCCGGTGCAACACTTTTCTCGTATATCGCTCTCCGctaccgacgacgacgaccaaagTGCAGAGTCTCCAGACAAAAGTGGTGAAGCTACACCAATCGACGTCGATCAGGATGATCGACTCTACCGAATTCGTTTACCGCGGGCTGCGGGGATCGAGTGGGGCACGGACCTTTCCTTCGCCTTTGTCTACGTCCGTGGCCTCGAACCAGCACAGCCCGCCGACATTGCCGGCGTGGAAGTGCGGGACCAACTGTGTGAACTCCAGGCGGTACAAGAGGGGTCGTCGCCGGTACCATTGATTGGCGCGCCTTTCGACTACGTCATGGAGGCCTTTGCGACACTCGACAAGACCGTAACGACGGTGGATCTCGTCTTTTTCCGAGGGGCCAAGGAGGAGCTCAAGGCCCTCTGCGCGGGAACGGCAGTCACGAAAGAGCCGGAAACGATTACGGTCACGGTGATTGAAAATAAGGGAGCGAATAACGAAAGGAAACGTACTCTCACGGCGCCGGTCGGCGTCAACGTCCGTGAACTCTGTGTAGACAACGGCATCAACGTCTACCAGAGTGTCACGCGCTGGACCAACTGCAAAGGCAAGCAGCTTTGTGGTACTTGCATCGTTAACGTCTCGGACGGAGCTATCCAAACAAACCGCAAAAGCATGGACGAAGATTCCACTTTACGGGAAAACCCCGACTCCTATCGGCTTTCCTGCGTGACCTTTGCCTACGGTGATGTAACGATCGAAACGTTCCCGCCGGTCCAAGCGTCACAGTGGACGCGGTAG
- a CDS encoding predicted protein, whose amino-acid sequence MTDRSEGVHSKTFETLQLGSEEFRNLPGPEVLSAWARLVDESMSSEARSYHTTSHVLDVLAALPKHNNDPILLLAALFHDVVYLTVDRHLSTDQQALVGTIIRDPSGEKENLEFVEHREDGLLLLVRDIFEVGNTNDSVGLNEYLSAVVAVQMLGEYVTSAEIFQIGACIEASIPVRPNTCNGYVVRSPMQVLHDRLLLVNRKWGLGFSSHELTKTTQRAVKFALADLSSFH is encoded by the exons ATGACGGATCGCTCGGAGGGTGTGCATTCGAAAA CATTCGAAACCTTGCAACTTGGATCCGAGGAGTTTCGCAACCTTCCAGGTCCGGAAGTGCTTTCTGCGTGGGCTCGGCTGGTGGACGAGTCCATGAGTTCCGAGGCGCGATCATATCACACGACGTCGCATGTTTTGGATGTGCTGGCAGCCCTTCCAAAGCACAATAACGATCCCATTCTCCTACTCGCGGCACTATTTCACGACGTCGTCTATCTGACGGTGGATCGACATTTGTCGACTGATCAACAGGCGCTAGTGGGCACAATAATCAGAGATCCATCTGGTGAGAAGGAGAATTTGGAATTTGTGGAACATCGGGAGGATGGCTTATTGCTACTTGTTCGTGATATCTTTGAAGTCGGCAATACGAATGATTCTGTGGGCCTCAACGAATACTTGTCGGCCGTAGTTGCGGTGCAAATGCTAGGAGAATACGTCACCAGCGCCGAGATTTTTCAAATCGGTGCCTGCATCGAAGCAAGCATTCCGGTTCGGCCCAATACGTGTAATGGGTATGTTGTACGTTCGCCGATGCAAGTCTTACACGATAGACTATTGCTCGTCAATCGAAAATGGGGTCTGGGCTTTTCCTCCCACGAATTGACCAAGACGACGCAACGAGCTGTAAAGTTTGCTCTTGCCGACTTGAGCTCCTTCCACTAG